In Ostrea edulis chromosome 10, xbOstEdul1.1, whole genome shotgun sequence, one genomic interval encodes:
- the LOC125665613 gene encoding uncharacterized protein LOC125665613, with translation MRTLVVFLSVVVTCVVAEQVLYDFKHHIAVIVRPGVGCYEYHMNHQETSDAQDDALRPGLETKMLAKLNCSSTVTEQGHHSVDHLSSEIRQACTGIPIYGFESHQDCLTSTSATP, from the exons ATGAGGACTCTCGTCGTGTTTCTGTCAGTG GTAGTTACCTGTGTCGTCGCAGAACAAGTCTTGTATGACTTCAAACAC CACATTGCTGTGATCGTGAGACCAGGTGTTGGATGTTATGAATACCATATGAACCACCAAGAAACGAGCGACGCACAGGATGACGCCCTCCGTCCCGGCCTGGAG ACTAAAATGCTGGCAAAACTGAACTGCAGTTCTACAGTTACCGAGCAGGGTCACCACAGTGTTGACCACTTGTCCTCGGAGATCAGACAAGCCTGCACTGGAATTCCCATTTACGGATTCGAATCCCATCAAGATTGTCTGACTTCCACTTCCGCCACACCATGA